The window TCAACTCTCGTCCTGCTTCTCCCTCAGAGTCGGCAGAGGAGAGTGTGCAGGAGAAAGCCCAGCGCTGACTGGGCAGGGACTCCAAGCGCTCAGCGTCGACGTGTACCATGtccaaaaggaaggagaagaccTCCCACTCGGAGGAGCAAGGTGAGAGCAAAGTATCCCTGCGTGCAGCTCCCTGCCGGGCAGAGGGGTACTGCGGGGTCTGCCTGTGTCTGAGAGGGGAGGCgggggcaggcaggggctccccagacactgctgggcatggcccctctgctcctcagccagCTTGGCCTGCGCGTGCCTGCCGTGACTGTTGGGCCTACCGTGGCCCTTGTCCCCCTCGCATCTTCCAGCCCTGCCCCTCATCCAGCATGGCAGGCACAGTGCAGGCCCCAGGCAACAGTCCTCGGGGACACTCGGTACTCACTGCTGCTTCTATCGGCTCTCTCCTCTTCAGTATGCATGCTGTGTCGCCGAGCAGACGTTCACCCGGACATCTGCGGGCCCACCCTCAGCGAGAGCGGGCTTTGCGTCCACAAGTTTTGCTTGGTGAGTTCCCTCAGAGCTCCTTCCGCCTTCCAGACACGGATgctccctcttttccttcctgtgctcatgagatcctgctctgttctcttctcctccccagTTTTTTGCCAACGGCCTGTATGAACACACTGCCCTCCAGAGGGCAGTTCTCAAGTTCCCCCTTGATGCCATCAGATGCACAATCGcggaggcagagcagaaggtgagGATCTGAAGGAATGGGGATGTTTGTGCCGTCACGAGCCAAGCCTGGACCCTGGGGAAGCAATCGCAGTCTGTCCACCTAGCACCAGGACAAAGTTCTGCTCTAGCAGATTAAACTTGTCCGCCAGGCGGCTCTGCAGGGCATgacccagcagtgcctgcattCTGTGCCCTGCCTAGAGGCACGGCGTTGGGCTCAGAGGCCCCGAGCCTGGTGCTAatgggggctgctgtgctctttccagcactgcttcgTTTGTGGAGAGAAGGGGGCCTCCATCTGCTGCGCAGAGACAGGCTGTGAGCGTAGCTTTCATCTGCCCTGTGCCACGGATGGCGAATGCGTCACGCACTTCTTTGGGAGGCACAGgtaagggctgtcagcagcagccaagcaagGGAGGAACGTGCAGGGCTGCTTCCCAGAGCCAAAGCATGGAGCAAAGTCCTTAGTGTTCCTCTGCCCACCTCTCCGCACTTCTCAGCTTACCCATCCTTTCCACcttcccccaggtccttctgctgtgAGCACCGCCCTCAGCAGATAGTGGAGGCAGATCCAGAGCCTGACACAGCCTGCATCATCTGCCTGGAGCCCGTGGGGGACAAAAAGTCCTACcacaccatggtgtgcccaGTGTGCATACAGGCCTGGTTCCACCGGAGctgcatccaggtaggagccctccccttGCTCTGCAGTCACCGCAGGTGCTCAGCGGCACCAGGCCCCGCTCACACTCTGGCTGCTTGTGTGTTACTGCCGCAGGGACAGGCCATGAGCGCTGGCATTCTGCGCTTCCAATGTCCCGTCTGCAGAGACAGGATGCAGTTCCGGACGCAAATGCACATCCTCGGGATCCAAATCCCAGCCAGGTTGGTGCCTTCCTTCCGCCCAGCTCTCTAGACACTGAGGCGCAAGTGCCGTGCCTGCCCAGGGATTGCCCCCAGCAGGCCCAGCTGACCCTTTGCTGTCCCATGAGCGTTGGCCTCagcttcatggagaagctggggATGGGCTTGCGGCGGAAGAGCAGGGATGCCCTAGATCTGCCCTACGCCTGGGGCACTGAGGACTCATcactttccctctcttctctggcAGAAGACCAACATGGGAGGACAAGGAGTCCTATGAAAAGCTGTACGAGATGCACGGGCTCTGTGATGTCAGCGAGTGCCTGTACACAGAAGGCAGggagcaagcagaggaagaggggtGAGTTACCTCAGCAGCCCCGCGTGGGATCtcagcctcaccacaggctgggggagcaagGACTGGGCTCAAGTGCTGCACTACCCGGCACTCCCTGGCTTGACTCTGTTTGTCCTCACAGCTTCagcctcttttcctttttctttttttttttttcttttttttctttctttccccaggccctgggagctgctcgtTTGCACCTCTTGTGCTGTGCAAGGCACCCACCGGCACTGCTCCTCCTTGAGCGAGAGCATAACAAGCTGGGAGTGTGACATCTGTGCTGACGTGGGCACAGGTAAGAGGCAAACAGCCGTGTACTGCTGGCTtggggccaggcaaggcctggcagcGGGTCCTCCGAGCGGCTTTGCCAGAGTTCCTCTGCCCCTGGACGGATGGGAACCTCGCCCACCACGGGGCTGCCGGGTCATCCGGCTGACCTTCCTGCCTCTCCTTACAGCCTCCAGTGACGAGCCGCAGCTtgctggtcccagcactgccagccaggagGCAGAGGGGCCATCTCCTAGCTCCCCAGAACCTGGCAACCAC of the Gallus gallus isolate bGalGal1 chromosome 1, bGalGal1.mat.broiler.GRCg7b, whole genome shotgun sequence genome contains:
- the LOC107055527 gene encoding uncharacterized protein LOC107055527 isoform X3, which encodes MSKRKEKTSHSEEQVCMLCRRADVHPDICGPTLSESGLCVHKFCLFFANGLYEHTALQRAVLKFPLDAIRCTIAEAEQKHCFVCGEKGASICCAETGCERSFHLPCATDGECVTHFFGRHRSFCCEHRPQQIVEADPEPDTACIICLEPVGDKKSYHTMVCPVCIQAWFHRSCIQVGALPLLCSHRRCSAAPGPAHTLAACVLLPQGQAMSAGILRFQCPVCRDRMQFRTQMHILGIQIPARRPTWEDKESYEKLYEMHGLCDVSECLYTEGREQAEEEGPWELLVCTSCAVQGTHRHCSSLSESITSWECDICADVGTGKRQTAVYCWLGARQGLAAGPPSGFARVPLPLDGWEPRPPRGCRVIRLTFLPLLTASSDEPQLAGPSTASQEAEGPSPSSPEPGNHRSDSTSKAASESPCGSQLPKRSSLSSQPRTGQSKSRGHTSKQHQGHQGSSPTPAPGAESSPRGSTSKREVGSSRNCPAAERRRQSGQQDTGRTRSRSPLKDRASNSPSQLRRNPGSRRSAASATVSGRRTAASATASGRRTPAPGAESSTHTSGSRRASRNSPGAGSIRCHKEQGTSRRQSQSSLQGPASNSSSQPRGRRGSRLSAESGSQSSGRQVTSRSSRDSALPEHRRHSQNQERSRSPRDRRASNSPRQSGGSQSRSPRQRRPSQARRHSQNQP
- the LOC107055527 gene encoding uncharacterized protein LOC107055527 isoform X1; translated protein: MAPLLLSQLGLRVPAVTVGPTVALVPLASSSPAPHPAWQAQCRPQATVLGDTRYSLLLLSALSSSVCMLCRRADVHPDICGPTLSESGLCVHKFCLFFANGLYEHTALQRAVLKFPLDAIRCTIAEAEQKHCFVCGEKGASICCAETGCERSFHLPCATDGECVTHFFGRHRSFCCEHRPQQIVEADPEPDTACIICLEPVGDKKSYHTMVCPVCIQAWFHRSCIQVGALPLLCSHRRCSAAPGPAHTLAACVLLPQGQAMSAGILRFQCPVCRDRMQFRTQMHILGIQIPARRPTWEDKESYEKLYEMHGLCDVSECLYTEGREQAEEEGPWELLVCTSCAVQGTHRHCSSLSESITSWECDICADVGTGKRQTAVYCWLGARQGLAAGPPSGFARVPLPLDGWEPRPPRGCRVIRLTFLPLLTASSDEPQLAGPSTASQEAEGPSPSSPEPGNHRSDSTSKAASESPCGSQLPKRSSLSSQPRTGQSKSRGHTSKQHQGHQGSSPTPAPGAESSPRGSTSKREVGSSRNCPAAERRRQSGQQDTGRTRSRSPLKDRASNSPSQLRRNPGSRRSAASATVSGRRTAASATASGRRTPAPGAESSTHTSGSRRASRNSPGAGSIRCHKEQGTSRRQSQSSLQGPASNSSSQPRGRRGSRLSAESGSQSSGRQVTSRSSRDSALPEHRRHSQNQERSRSPRDRRASNSPRQSGGSQSRSPRQRRPSQARRHSQNQP
- the LOC107055527 gene encoding uncharacterized protein LOC107055527 isoform X2; amino-acid sequence: MAPLLLSQLGLRVPAVTVGPTVALVPLASSSPAPHPAWQAQCRPQATVLGDTRYSLLLLSALSSSVCMLCRRADVHPDICGPTLSESGLCVHKFCLFFANGLYEHTALQRAVLKFPLDAIRCTIAEAEQKHCFVCGEKGASICCAETGCERSFHLPCATDGECVTHFFGRHRSFCCEHRPQQIVEADPEPDTACIICLEPVGDKKSYHTMVCPVCIQAWFHRSCIQGQAMSAGILRFQCPVCRDRMQFRTQMHILGIQIPARRPTWEDKESYEKLYEMHGLCDVSECLYTEGREQAEEEGPWELLVCTSCAVQGTHRHCSSLSESITSWECDICADVGTGKRQTAVYCWLGARQGLAAGPPSGFARVPLPLDGWEPRPPRGCRVIRLTFLPLLTASSDEPQLAGPSTASQEAEGPSPSSPEPGNHRSDSTSKAASESPCGSQLPKRSSLSSQPRTGQSKSRGHTSKQHQGHQGSSPTPAPGAESSPRGSTSKREVGSSRNCPAAERRRQSGQQDTGRTRSRSPLKDRASNSPSQLRRNPGSRRSAASATVSGRRTAASATASGRRTPAPGAESSTHTSGSRRASRNSPGAGSIRCHKEQGTSRRQSQSSLQGPASNSSSQPRGRRGSRLSAESGSQSSGRQVTSRSSRDSALPEHRRHSQNQERSRSPRDRRASNSPRQSGGSQSRSPRQRRPSQARRHSQNQP